In the Daphnia pulicaria isolate SC F1-1A chromosome 2, SC_F0-13Bv2, whole genome shotgun sequence genome, one interval contains:
- the LOC124327782 gene encoding uncharacterized protein LOC124327782, which yields MRRIPNRNTAALLHNNIRKDQLLHRDYATTCAAPTYDTEAPAYYTTKAVEYYTGTPKYDRNQSSELLRYFFTAAPKFRINFASNSGTAKSEDEFYCNRVELNSKGVAFVRVHRVVKFDIVVPSPTTSDYCHRW from the exons atgAGGCGGATACCAAATCGCAAcaccgccgccttactacacaacaataTACGCAAAgaccagttactacaccgag ACTACGCAACTACGTGTGCTGCCCCAACCTacgacaccgaggctccagcttattacacCACTAAAGCTGTCGAATACTACACAGGAACCCCCAAGTACGatagaaatcagtcgagtgagcttCTCCGATACTTTTTCACGGCAGCCCCGAAGTTTAGAATAAACTTCGCTTCAAACAGTGGAACGGCAAAGAGTGAA GACGAATTCTACTGCAATCGCGTCGAATTGAATAGCAAAGGCGTAGCATTCGTTCGTGTACACCGCGTCGTTAAATTTGACATTGTCGTACCATCACCAACGACAAGTGACTATTGCCAcag gtggtaa
- the LOC124327780 gene encoding ionotropic receptor 93a-like: protein MLRYLAYRSTLDPLGNKPRESENLQNGRRDVNVLSKEYLYVFGNLLSQGGTCTSKRLPFRTVAGVWTLAAFIFVQAYTSTLFTYVVTPIHHPLINSVYDIADSTDINLLVREAGFINTLLLTANETGLYTKLRDRLNSFDKSVCPVVSECIGLITPGSRNVYVDAKSYLNDVIRTEFKKTGKCNLQLAKEGFLSIAASFALPTNSPYTKTITQGILEMQQIGLIDHWDSWFRPMPPQCTGKPQSEKKSKGNKLTRLNMKNLTGAFIVLLVGLSLSLLAFLCEIIISNLGKRRRTQLQVESSTVINVTEHQEPTIILLN, encoded by the exons atgttaCGCTACTTAGCATATCGATCCACATTAGATCCGCTAGGAAACAAACCCCGTGAAAGTGAAAACCTGCAAAATGGTCGTCGTGACGTAAACGTACTCAGTAAAGAGTATCTTTACGTTTTCGGGAATTTGCTATCACAAG GCGGAACTTGTACATCGAAACGGCTACCATTTCGAACAGTCGCTGGCGTGTGGACCCTGGCCGCTTTCATCTTCGTTCAGGCCTACACGTCGACTCTCTTCACTTACGTCGTGACACCAATCCATCACCCGCTAATCAATTCTGTTTACGACATTGCCGACAGTACTGATATCAATTTACTTGTCAGAGAAGCGGGATTCATCAATACGTTACTTTTG ACTGCCAATGAGACGGGTCTATACACGAAATTACGAGACAGGCTAAATTCGTTTGATAAATCTGTTTGCCCAGTTGTGTCCGAATGCATTGGATTGATTACACCAGGATCAAGAAATGTTTACGTCGAT GCGAAAAGTTACCTCAATGACGTAATCAGGACAGAGTTCAAAAAGACTGGAAAATGCAATTTGCAATTGGCGAAAGAAGGATTCCTGAGTATCGCAGCATCATTTGCCTTGCCAACAAACAGCCCCTACACCAAAACTATAACCCAAGG aatactGGAAATGCAACAAATTGGTCTGATCGACCATTGGGACTCGTGGTTCCGCCCAATGCCTCCTCAATGTACCGGAAAACcgcaaagtgaaaaaaaatcaaagggaAACAAACTAACGCGTCTtaacatgaaaaatttgacTGGCGCATTCATTGTCCTTTTAGTTGGATTAAGTCTTTCCCTGTTGGCTTTTCTTTGtgagattattatttcaaatttaggCAAACGCCGTCGTACGCAGTTGCAAGTAGAATCGAGTACAGTCATCAACGTTACCGAACATCAGGAACCTACAATAATCCTACTTAACTAA
- the LOC124327781 gene encoding uncharacterized protein LOC124327781 gives MTLSDNVFRKFGLTTENHTKFIVYVPVVAVRCGTLLHPMLVKDIFASSCNNIKFIVYVPLVAVQCRTLLQPMLDVVWKSSVELIDYAGNVLAAFGKSMTPQEFAPRLHCFLRCYATCLTSLTSLTTNSVIASVHYDTPVVTHHRDYVQIFWPGSSNRDTSWNRCRTKNHEHFSQPIRRLVSNSVIIIVSRVVFRFDDDQFIVTTRYASLCWICHHSNSIRITNWAVLLQKTWHLTTSPNLTFVLKDDVESSAERKRRNRCLNEDLVAIMVNYGVVLLLGVVSLMSTTRENLTKGKRKGNRSKSSEHLRHGNSCILRRIIRSQLRSG, from the exons ATGACT CTATCAGATAATGTTTTCAGAAAGTTTGGGTTAACTACTGAAAACCACACAAA GTTTATTGTTTACGTTCCCGTAGTTGCCGTCCGATGTGGGACATTGTTGCACCCTATGCTGGTGAAAGATATTTTTGCATCAAGTTGCAACAACATAAA GTTTATCGTTTACGTTCCCTTAGTTGCTGTCCAATGTAGGacgttgttgcagcctatgctg GACGTCGTTTGGAAAAGCAGTGTCGAATTGATCGACTACGCCGGAAATGTCCTAGCCGCTTTCGGTAAATCCATGACACCTCAAGAGTTTGCACC CCGGCTTCACTGCTTCTTACGCTGCTACGCAACTTGTCTTACTTCACTGACGAGTTTGACCACTAATTCAGTGATCGCTTCCGTCCACTATGACACACCTGTGGTCACCCACCACCGGGACTATGTCCAG ATATTTTGGCCAGGCAGCAGTAACAGAGATACTTCATGGAATAGATGTCGGACGAAGAATCATGAGCATTTTTCCCAGCCCATTAGGAGGTTAGTTAGTAATTCCGTCATCATAATAGTCAGTAGAGTTGTTTTCAG ATTTGATGATGACCAATTCATTGTAACAACAAGATATGCAAGCTTGTGCTGGATCTGTCATCATAGCAACAGTATCAGAATCACCAATTGG GCGGTACTATTGCAGAAGACTTGGCACCTGACGACATCCCCGAATTTGACATTTGTTTTGAAAGATGACGTGGAATCGAGtgctgaacgaaaaagaaggaatCGTTGCTTGAACGAAGATCTCGTCGCTATCATGG TTAATTATGGTGTTGTGTTGCTGTTGGgcgttgtatcgttgatgtcgACCACGAGAGAAAATCTtacaaaaggaaagagaaagggcAACAGAAGTaaatcgagtgagcatctccgacacggcaacagctgcattcttcgtcgtattatCAGGTCGCAATtacgg TCTGGTTAA